One part of the Cyclobacteriaceae bacterium genome encodes these proteins:
- a CDS encoding LysM peptidoglycan-binding domain-containing protein has translation MRLTAILSLLLHVVLAQTPEVPHKMNFAGITLTIRDDARREIQKDVDALTQYPKYFNVKVERAKTYFPIIEKIFAEERLPDDFKYLVIQESALIPDAVSVSNAVGFWQFKDFTAAEMGLRVDKEIDERMNIVSSTRAAAQYLKKNNTFFNNWLYALQAYQMGAGGVMRAVKDYESGTKHMEITSQTYWYVKKFLAHKIAFEGAVKGQGEVNVIAYENHSGKSLAAIAREVSVAEESLIEFNKWAKKGTVPGDKSYSVSIPVKGEAQPVYASVEMINTEHHKHNPHKKLEAKPALATQSDKKIINGLPTIKAQAGENAVALSKRAGVGLSFFLACNDLSISDPLLEGNYYYLKKKRAKAKAVSHTVKLLDETLWSVSQQYGVQLKKITRLNPGLPTSTLKPGTLVVLSGTSKSVSPEPAIAGVVEVETGEFFSWTVNPGASSFKPAEVSVVVTQPIEESGNDLVSDKVVEPTVVVQTIEENTAKVSEQQVEVSKTEPLPARHVVVTGETLYAIAKRYGVGVMDIVNWNQLKLEDGIKPGQELMMRAPIPAEAMVQSAQEAREGNFIVHEVKPADTLYGVARKYGVTIKDLMDWNQKKDFNVATGEKLKVQVK, from the coding sequence ATGCGACTTACAGCCATTCTTAGTTTACTCCTGCATGTGGTATTGGCTCAAACCCCGGAGGTTCCGCACAAGATGAACTTTGCCGGCATTACCCTTACCATTCGTGATGATGCACGCAGGGAAATCCAAAAAGATGTAGATGCCTTAACCCAATACCCTAAGTATTTCAATGTAAAGGTTGAACGTGCAAAAACATATTTTCCCATTATTGAAAAGATTTTTGCCGAAGAACGTTTGCCTGATGATTTCAAATACCTGGTGATCCAGGAAAGTGCATTGATACCTGATGCCGTGTCGGTATCGAACGCAGTTGGGTTTTGGCAGTTTAAAGACTTTACGGCCGCTGAGATGGGCTTGCGTGTAGACAAGGAAATCGATGAACGCATGAACATTGTTTCATCCACACGGGCAGCAGCTCAGTACCTGAAAAAGAACAATACTTTTTTTAACAATTGGCTATATGCTTTACAAGCCTATCAAATGGGTGCAGGCGGTGTAATGCGTGCGGTGAAAGATTATGAGAGTGGGACAAAGCATATGGAAATCACCAGTCAAACATACTGGTATGTGAAGAAATTCCTGGCCCATAAAATTGCTTTTGAGGGAGCCGTGAAGGGGCAAGGCGAAGTAAACGTAATTGCCTATGAAAACCATAGCGGAAAATCACTGGCTGCAATTGCCAGGGAAGTTTCCGTTGCTGAAGAAAGCCTGATAGAGTTTAATAAGTGGGCAAAAAAGGGAACTGTTCCGGGAGATAAAAGCTATAGCGTTTCCATTCCCGTTAAAGGCGAAGCCCAGCCTGTCTATGCCTCTGTTGAAATGATAAATACCGAACACCATAAGCACAATCCGCATAAAAAACTTGAAGCTAAACCCGCCCTGGCAACGCAAAGCGACAAGAAAATAATTAATGGCCTACCAACGATCAAGGCCCAGGCTGGAGAAAATGCAGTAGCACTAAGCAAGCGCGCAGGTGTAGGTTTGTCATTTTTCCTGGCATGTAATGATCTATCGATAAGTGACCCGTTGCTGGAGGGCAATTATTATTACCTGAAGAAGAAAAGGGCAAAGGCAAAGGCGGTATCGCATACGGTAAAGTTATTGGACGAAACTCTTTGGTCGGTTAGCCAACAATATGGAGTTCAGTTAAAAAAAATTACCCGATTAAACCCCGGGTTGCCAACCTCAACCCTTAAACCTGGAACATTGGTTGTGTTATCGGGCACTTCAAAGTCTGTTTCGCCAGAACCTGCTATTGCCGGTGTTGTTGAAGTAGAGACAGGTGAGTTTTTTAGCTGGACGGTAAACCCAGGGGCTTCCTCTTTCAAACCTGCGGAGGTATCGGTAGTTGTTACTCAGCCGATAGAGGAATCAGGAAACGATTTAGTATCCGATAAGGTAGTTGAGCCTACAGTTGTAGTTCAGACGATAGAGGAGAATACTGCGAAGGTAAGCGAGCAGCAGGTGGAGGTTTCTAAAACCGAACCATTGCCCGCACGACATGTAGTGGTAACGGGCGAAACATTGTATGCTATAGCCAAACGGTATGGCGTAGGGGTTATGGACATCGTAAATTGGAACCAACTAAAGTTGGAGGATGGCATTAAGCCCGGCCAGGAATTAATGATGCGAGCGCCCATACCGGCTGAGGCCATGGTGCAATCAGCTCAGGAGGCAAGGGAGGGGAATTTTATCGTGCATGAAGTTAAACCTGCCGACACCCTTTATGGTGTGGCCCGAAAATATGGCGTTACCATTAAAGACCTGATGGACTGGAATCAGAAAAAGGATTTTAATGTTGCCACAGGCGAGAAGCTTAAGGTACAGGTTAAATAG
- a CDS encoding class I SAM-dependent methyltransferase codes for MDFLNADLVRYAEQHTSSESELLKRINRETHAQVLMPRMLSGHLQGRLLAMVSSMLRPKRILEIGTYTGYSAICLAEGLAPQGILITIDINEELEDRVRQYFNEAGISRRVDYRIGNALEIIPQLQGPFDLVFIDADKENYARYYDLVFNLVPLGGYILADNVLWSGKVLDQKPDKDTRAIMAFNLKVQQDKRVENLLLPVRDGIMIARKVRD; via the coding sequence ATGGATTTCCTGAACGCAGACCTGGTACGCTATGCCGAGCAACATACTTCTTCGGAAAGTGAGCTATTAAAACGGATCAATCGGGAAACGCATGCGCAAGTACTTATGCCACGCATGCTATCCGGGCATTTGCAAGGGAGATTGTTGGCCATGGTAAGCAGTATGCTTCGGCCAAAGAGAATACTGGAAATCGGAACCTATACAGGATACTCCGCGATATGCCTGGCGGAAGGCCTTGCACCGCAAGGAATACTTATTACCATCGATATTAATGAAGAACTGGAAGACAGGGTGCGTCAATACTTTAATGAAGCAGGTATTTCACGCAGGGTGGATTATCGTATTGGCAATGCCCTGGAAATTATCCCACAGCTACAAGGGCCGTTTGATCTTGTTTTTATAGATGCCGATAAAGAAAACTACGCCCGCTATTACGATTTAGTGTTCAATCTTGTACCTTTGGGAGGTTATATCCTGGCCGACAACGTGTTGTGGAGCGGCAAGGTGCTGGATCAAAAACCGGATAAAGACACCCGGGCCATTATGGCGTTTAACTTGAAGGTACAGCAAGATAAACGGGTCGAAAATTTACTCTTGCCGGTTCGTGATGGCATTATGATTGCACGTAAAGTCAGGGATTGA
- a CDS encoding insulinase family protein has translation MKALHRVVLPNGIRLVYQQVENTQIVHCGVFLDVGSRDESEATQGITHFWEHMAFKGTRKRKVFQIINSIDSVGGELNAYTDKEKVVFFTAVRDQYFERSVDVLADITFNSVFPDHEIEKERGVILQEMAMYFDSPDDSLQDEFESVIYGKHPMGMNILGRHETVSTFSRADFKGFFKEHLDTRRIVFSCVGSLPPSEVEQIFRSYFDVKPTKRTAKRKPAGKYKPQSKELLRPVKQAKCAIGRPAYPVHHKNRIPFYLLVNMLGGPGMNSRLNMALREKHGYVYSIDAHYMAYTDTGMFAVFFGTKPNKLDRCIELVRQELDKFMDKPLNARQLKAAQEQLKGQMAMAEENNQNMMMMLGRSTLDLDRVPSLKEVFEIIDGASPAMLRRIASEMFDPDGLSYLRMIPK, from the coding sequence ATGAAAGCGTTGCATCGTGTTGTTTTACCGAATGGAATCCGCCTGGTCTATCAGCAGGTTGAGAACACACAAATTGTGCATTGCGGGGTTTTTCTGGACGTGGGCAGTCGTGACGAAAGTGAGGCTACACAAGGCATTACTCATTTTTGGGAGCACATGGCATTTAAGGGTACCCGAAAGCGCAAAGTTTTTCAGATCATCAACAGCATCGATTCGGTGGGTGGCGAACTGAATGCCTATACCGATAAGGAAAAAGTAGTCTTTTTTACCGCTGTGCGTGATCAATATTTTGAGCGATCCGTTGACGTACTGGCCGACATTACCTTCAATTCGGTTTTTCCGGATCACGAAATTGAAAAGGAACGCGGTGTTATCCTTCAGGAAATGGCCATGTACTTCGACAGCCCTGATGATTCTTTACAAGATGAATTCGAATCGGTTATTTACGGTAAGCACCCTATGGGTATGAACATACTTGGCCGGCATGAAACCGTGTCAACCTTTAGCCGGGCCGACTTCAAAGGGTTTTTTAAAGAACATCTTGATACGAGGAGAATTGTTTTTAGTTGCGTTGGTAGCTTACCACCATCGGAAGTTGAACAAATTTTTCGAAGCTATTTTGATGTAAAACCAACCAAGCGTACGGCAAAAAGAAAACCAGCAGGTAAATACAAACCACAAAGCAAAGAATTGTTGCGCCCGGTTAAGCAGGCCAAGTGTGCGATTGGCCGTCCGGCATACCCGGTTCATCATAAAAACCGTATTCCATTTTATTTGCTGGTGAACATGTTGGGAGGCCCCGGCATGAATTCCCGTCTCAATATGGCGCTTCGCGAAAAGCATGGCTATGTTTACTCCATTGATGCGCATTACATGGCGTATACCGATACCGGAATGTTTGCAGTTTTCTTTGGTACTAAACCGAACAAACTTGATCGTTGTATTGAATTGGTCAGGCAGGAGTTGGATAAGTTCATGGACAAACCGCTTAATGCCCGACAATTGAAAGCTGCCCAGGAACAATTAAAAGGACAGATGGCCATGGCTGAGGAGAACAATCAGAATATGATGATGATGCTGGGCCGCTCAACCCTTGATTTAGACCGGGTGCCTTCCCTGAAAGAGGTTTTTGAAATTATTGATGGTGCGAGCCCGGCTATGTTAAGGCGCATAGCCAGTGAAATGTTTGATCCTGATGGTTTAAGTTATTTAAGAATGATTCCGAAATAA
- a CDS encoding nucleoside phosphorylase, with product MPKLSETDLILNKDGSVYHLNLLPKHVSDIVIAVGDPSRVYKVSQYFDEVEFEMNKREFITHVGHFNGKKITVISTGIGTDNVEIFMTELDALVNIDLKSREIKPKKKKLKIIRIGTSGALQEDIPVGSHLVTDYAIGLDNLIGFYELPSTRFESSIASDIAKKVKLPFKPYVVQGSEELLTRIGHDMIRGNTITTPGFYAPQGRKVRAGTRMPKLLDDLNFYHNKTSDFWLTNFEMETAAYYALGRLLGHEMLSVNAIIANRIKNKFAKNPEKVVDALIEKVLERI from the coding sequence ATGCCTAAACTATCTGAAACCGATTTAATTCTGAATAAAGATGGCAGCGTCTACCATCTGAACTTATTGCCCAAACATGTATCGGATATTGTTATTGCCGTGGGTGATCCAAGCCGGGTATACAAGGTAAGTCAGTATTTTGATGAGGTAGAGTTTGAAATGAACAAACGTGAGTTTATTACACATGTGGGCCATTTCAATGGAAAGAAAATTACGGTGATCAGTACCGGTATTGGTACCGATAATGTGGAGATTTTTATGACGGAGCTTGATGCCCTTGTTAATATTGATTTGAAGTCGCGGGAGATAAAACCGAAAAAGAAGAAACTAAAGATTATTCGCATTGGAACTTCAGGCGCATTACAGGAAGATATACCCGTTGGCTCACACCTGGTTACTGATTATGCCATTGGTTTGGACAACCTCATCGGCTTTTACGAGTTGCCATCTACCCGGTTTGAATCATCTATTGCCAGTGATATTGCCAAAAAAGTTAAGCTGCCATTCAAGCCCTATGTGGTACAGGGCTCAGAAGAATTATTGACGCGGATCGGGCACGATATGATTCGGGGCAACACCATTACCACACCCGGGTTTTATGCACCGCAAGGCAGAAAAGTAAGGGCCGGTACCCGTATGCCCAAATTGCTTGACGACCTGAATTTTTACCACAACAAGACCAGCGACTTCTGGCTCACGAATTTTGAAATGGAAACCGCTGCCTACTATGCACTAGGCAGGCTTCTTGGACATGAAATGTTGAGTGTAAACGCCATTATCGCTAACCGCATCAAAAATAAGTTTGCTAAAAATCCGGAGAAGGTCGTTGATGCATTAATTGAAAAAGTATTGGAACGGATATAA
- a CDS encoding acetyltransferase gives MDNPVIIFGANYLGRIAREIFEVNGNVVYGFLDDDKQRHGKEFDGITVLGSTDDDGFLKLIGKKCEAFVAVDDNRLRKSLVKMLNEVRHVQPVNAIHRDASLANHVELGHGNFIDAGVKVGVGAKLGNHCIVQCGALIGAEAVVSDFTQIGAGSIINAGVRIESEAFIGSGVTIVSGVSIGKGARVGAGAVVIAPVKDGEIVFGNPAQPVKQ, from the coding sequence ATGGATAATCCTGTAATAATTTTTGGCGCAAACTACCTGGGGCGGATAGCCCGGGAAATTTTTGAGGTAAATGGAAATGTGGTATATGGATTTTTAGATGACGATAAGCAGCGTCACGGAAAGGAATTTGACGGTATAACGGTGCTGGGGAGTACCGATGATGATGGTTTTTTGAAATTGATAGGAAAGAAGTGTGAAGCGTTTGTGGCCGTAGATGATAACCGGTTGCGTAAAAGTTTGGTAAAAATGCTGAACGAGGTTCGTCACGTTCAACCTGTAAATGCCATTCACCGGGATGCATCGCTCGCCAATCATGTTGAGCTGGGTCATGGAAATTTTATTGATGCTGGTGTTAAAGTTGGCGTAGGGGCAAAACTCGGCAACCATTGCATCGTGCAATGTGGCGCCCTTATTGGTGCGGAAGCTGTTGTTTCGGATTTTACGCAGATAGGGGCCGGTTCAATTATTAATGCAGGTGTACGTATTGAGTCGGAGGCTTTTATCGGATCAGGCGTTACCATTGTTTCGGGTGTAAGTATTGGCAAGGGAGCCCGGGTGGGCGCTGGTGCCGTTGTTATTGCCCCGGTTAAAGATGGTGAAATTGTTTTTGGCAACCCTGCCCAACCTGTAAAACAATAA
- a CDS encoding DUF2851 family protein — MTESFLHYIWQFQYFTKKDLCTTAGETIQIVHPGVRNTHAGPDFSEAKVKIGDLEWRGSVEIHIKASGWIDHSHGDDAAYEKVILHVVWENDKPISRSDNSSMPTLELKNRVDSSLWSRYKKLFTSAERIPCASSWRKVDDLVKLSMLDKALTQRLEVKAGVVIEMLKRNQGDWEETAYQLLCKNFGFKVNTDSFQRLAESLPYKIVLKHIDKLHHVEALLFGQAGFLEKVKIDEHSQVLVREFKLLEKKYGLKDKRLHKSQWRFLRLRPANFPSVRLAQLAAVIHQRKNIFSTIVNTTDYKDLYAWLSVHQSDYWKTHYQFGKMTKSVPVLGKSSIQNLIINTVVPLLVAYAITHDDYSYMDRAVDWLQKIPAEKNIITRQWAELGYAAKTSFDSQALIELYNAYCMKRRCLECTVGASIIRPV; from the coding sequence GTGACCGAATCCTTCCTCCACTATATCTGGCAATTTCAATACTTCACAAAGAAGGATTTATGTACCACTGCGGGAGAAACTATTCAAATAGTGCATCCGGGTGTCCGTAATACCCATGCCGGCCCGGATTTTAGCGAGGCCAAAGTAAAAATAGGTGACCTTGAGTGGCGAGGAAGTGTGGAAATTCACATCAAGGCTTCAGGTTGGATTGACCACAGCCATGGTGACGATGCTGCTTACGAAAAAGTAATACTGCATGTAGTGTGGGAAAATGATAAACCCATCAGTCGATCGGACAACTCTTCAATGCCGACATTGGAATTAAAAAATAGAGTAGACTCATCGCTTTGGAGTAGGTATAAAAAATTATTCACCAGCGCTGAGCGCATTCCGTGTGCATCTTCCTGGCGAAAGGTTGATGATCTGGTAAAATTATCGATGCTGGATAAGGCATTAACGCAACGACTGGAAGTAAAAGCTGGTGTTGTTATCGAAATGTTGAAGCGTAACCAGGGCGATTGGGAAGAGACAGCTTATCAGTTGCTCTGTAAAAATTTCGGTTTTAAAGTCAATACTGATTCATTTCAGCGATTAGCAGAATCTCTTCCATATAAGATTGTATTAAAGCATATCGATAAACTCCACCACGTTGAGGCTTTACTTTTTGGTCAGGCTGGTTTTTTAGAAAAAGTCAAAATCGATGAACACTCGCAGGTATTGGTTCGGGAGTTTAAGCTGCTTGAAAAAAAATATGGACTAAAGGATAAACGGCTTCATAAATCTCAATGGCGGTTTTTACGGTTGCGACCTGCTAACTTTCCAAGTGTACGGTTAGCCCAGTTGGCGGCAGTCATTCACCAACGAAAAAATATATTCTCTACTATTGTTAACACAACAGACTATAAGGATTTATATGCATGGCTTAGTGTTCATCAATCAGATTATTGGAAAACGCATTACCAGTTTGGCAAGATGACCAAAAGCGTTCCCGTACTCGGTAAATCCAGTATTCAAAATCTTATCATAAACACCGTTGTGCCCTTATTGGTAGCCTATGCAATTACACACGATGATTATTCCTATATGGACCGGGCAGTGGATTGGCTACAGAAAATACCCGCTGAAAAAAATATCATAACCCGGCAATGGGCTGAGTTAGGCTATGCTGCTAAAACATCCTTCGACTCGCAAGCACTTATTGAGCTGTACAATGCATATTGCATGAAGCGAAGGTGCCTCGAATGTACAGTAGGAGCCTCAATTATTCGACCGGTATGA
- the pyrF gene encoding orotidine-5'-phosphate decarboxylase: protein MNRQQLFSQIKKKQSYLCVGLDTDLEKIPAHLKTEPDPVFTFNKAIIDATHNYGVAYKPNIAFYEALGPKGWESLQKTLDYIPKDCFTIADAKRGDIGNTSSLYARAFFEQMNFDAITVAPYMGEDSVKPFLKFKDKWVILLAHTSNPGSADFQLMESKVTNRRLYEEVIIKAKTWAPPDQLMFVVGATQADKMQHIRELAPEHFFLVPGIGAQGGDLEMVSKYGMNKHCGLLVNSARAIIYASEGKDFAEAAAREAQIVQQQMSELLKEAQIL, encoded by the coding sequence ATGAACAGACAGCAGTTATTTTCACAAATCAAAAAAAAACAATCCTACCTCTGCGTTGGATTGGATACCGATCTGGAAAAAATCCCAGCTCATTTAAAAACTGAACCGGATCCTGTCTTTACGTTTAATAAAGCGATTATTGATGCTACGCATAATTATGGTGTGGCCTACAAACCGAATATTGCTTTTTATGAAGCCCTTGGTCCAAAAGGTTGGGAGAGCTTACAGAAAACATTGGACTACATTCCGAAGGATTGCTTCACCATTGCAGATGCCAAGCGTGGCGACATTGGCAATACATCTTCACTGTACGCCCGCGCTTTTTTTGAACAGATGAATTTTGATGCAATAACCGTAGCGCCCTATATGGGTGAAGATTCAGTAAAGCCATTTTTGAAATTCAAAGACAAGTGGGTGATTTTGTTGGCCCATACTTCTAACCCCGGTAGTGCGGATTTCCAATTGATGGAATCAAAAGTTACAAATCGCAGGCTTTATGAAGAGGTAATAATTAAAGCTAAAACCTGGGCCCCCCCCGATCAATTAATGTTTGTGGTAGGGGCTACGCAAGCCGATAAAATGCAGCACATTCGTGAATTGGCTCCGGAGCATTTCTTTCTGGTGCCGGGTATTGGGGCACAGGGTGGTGATTTGGAAATGGTATCGAAATATGGAATGAATAAGCACTGTGGCCTGTTGGTGAATTCGGCAAGGGCAATTATTTATGCTTCAGAAGGAAAGGATTTTGCTGAAGCAGCAGCAAGAGAGGCTCAAATTGTTCAACAACAAATGAGTGAGCTCCTTAAAGAGGCTCAGATTCTATAA
- a CDS encoding outer membrane lipoprotein carrier protein LolA — protein sequence MKKLFITLLLALFAKASFAQYDPKALEILEAMSKRYKAYTSFEANITSSMTNETEGIKEEFKGKITVKGDKFRLAMDDQEIINNGTTVWTYLPAAKEVNIDNYDPAADEINPSKIYELYKKGFKYLYLEDQTENGVLCEVIDLVPEKKDAQYFKIKMNIGKKDKSIQSWTMFDKSGNKYKYTISKFTPNVAVADAFFTFDPKKYPGVEVIDLR from the coding sequence ATGAAAAAGCTCTTTATCACCCTTCTTTTAGCCCTTTTTGCAAAAGCATCCTTCGCCCAATACGATCCCAAAGCCCTGGAGATACTGGAGGCCATGAGCAAACGGTATAAAGCCTATACTTCGTTTGAAGCCAATATTACCTCCAGCATGACCAACGAAACGGAAGGCATAAAAGAAGAGTTTAAGGGTAAAATTACGGTTAAGGGCGACAAGTTCCGGTTAGCCATGGATGACCAGGAAATTATCAATAACGGCACCACGGTATGGACCTACCTGCCCGCGGCAAAAGAGGTGAATATCGATAATTATGATCCGGCTGCCGATGAAATAAACCCGTCTAAGATTTACGAGTTGTACAAAAAGGGATTTAAGTATTTATATCTCGAAGATCAGACTGAAAATGGCGTATTGTGTGAAGTGATTGACCTGGTGCCGGAAAAAAAAGATGCCCAGTATTTTAAAATTAAAATGAACATCGGTAAGAAAGATAAAAGCATTCAAAGTTGGACCATGTTTGATAAGAGTGGAAATAAATACAAGTACACCATCTCTAAGTTTACGCCCAACGTTGCAGTAGCCGATGCCTTTTTTACGTTTGATCCGAAGAAGTATCCGGGGGTTGAGGTTATTGATTTACGATAG
- a CDS encoding DNA translocase FtsK 4TM domain-containing protein: MAQNTYKSNTFKKPEKERKGKASKSKFDIQFLKDPKLVLALGFVVLISSVFLFIAFLSYLFTGKADHSVVEGLSQSGLIDSGLETENWLGLYGAVASHYFIFRWFGVSAFLVPFVLFLIGFRLAFKRTLLSITSVLIFSVFTSLWVCLLFGYLTLNIDGVTEWSFLGGGLGFQLAMLAHGLLGWGTFLLLILSLFIFIIFFFNVTSIPSFNPADPKPMGNDAILAGEEMEKTYLDEQDNWPQQVAQDEVVPEPVVLVKPVEPEKPLPEMKLDVAKPETPKKEKAEPDFIIEERTETDELAEKLVEEKGVYDPTLDLSNYKFPPLELLNEYDTGKVQVTQEELNQNKDKILATLTNFKIGISSIKATIGPTVTLYEIVPDAGIKISRIKNLEDDIALSLSALGIRIIAPIPGKGTIGIEVPNKNREMVSIRSVLSTVAFQKTDKELPVALGKTISNEVLVIDLAKMPHLLVAGATGQGKSVGLNVILGSLLYKRHPSQLKFVLVDPKKVEMALFSKIERHYLAKLPNSEEAIITDTKKVVHTLNSLCIEMENRYEILKDAGARNLKEYNTKFLGRKLNPKEGHRFLPYIVLVIDELADLMMTAGKEVETPIARLAQLARAIGIHLVVATQRPSVNVITGVIKANFPARLSFRVTSKVDSRTILDTGGADQLVGMGDMLLSSGSDIIRLQCPFVDTPEIERICEYIGSQRGYDSAYLLPEYEDEESGASTVDLSERDALFEEAARLIVMHQQGSTSLIQRKLKLGYNRAGRLIDQLEAAGIVGAFEGSKAREVLIKDELSLEQLLNGLKEKHGQ, encoded by the coding sequence ATGGCTCAGAACACTTACAAATCCAACACTTTTAAAAAACCAGAGAAGGAAAGAAAAGGCAAAGCCTCTAAAAGCAAGTTTGACATTCAATTTTTGAAAGACCCAAAACTTGTGCTGGCGTTGGGCTTTGTTGTACTTATTAGTTCTGTTTTTTTATTCATTGCTTTTCTCTCGTACCTGTTCACAGGTAAGGCCGATCACAGTGTAGTGGAAGGACTTTCGCAAAGCGGGTTGATTGATTCAGGTTTGGAAACCGAGAATTGGTTAGGATTGTATGGAGCTGTTGCTTCGCATTATTTTATATTTCGCTGGTTTGGTGTTTCGGCCTTTTTGGTGCCGTTTGTTTTGTTTCTGATTGGTTTCAGGTTGGCGTTTAAGCGCACTTTATTATCCATTACAAGCGTCTTGATTTTTAGTGTATTCACAAGTTTGTGGGTCTGCTTGTTGTTCGGTTATTTAACATTAAATATTGATGGTGTAACCGAGTGGAGTTTTTTGGGCGGTGGGCTTGGCTTTCAATTGGCTATGCTTGCGCATGGATTGTTAGGCTGGGGAACATTTTTGCTGCTGATACTTTCGTTGTTCATATTCATCATCTTCTTTTTTAATGTAACCTCCATACCATCGTTTAACCCTGCTGATCCTAAACCCATGGGCAACGATGCCATCCTTGCCGGAGAAGAAATGGAAAAAACTTATTTGGACGAACAAGATAATTGGCCACAGCAGGTAGCACAGGATGAAGTTGTTCCGGAACCGGTGGTACTGGTAAAACCTGTTGAGCCGGAAAAGCCATTACCCGAAATGAAACTTGACGTAGCTAAGCCGGAAACCCCTAAAAAGGAGAAAGCGGAACCCGATTTTATCATTGAAGAGCGCACCGAGACCGATGAGTTGGCTGAGAAACTGGTGGAGGAGAAGGGCGTATATGACCCTACGCTCGACCTTAGCAATTACAAGTTTCCTCCGCTTGAGTTGTTGAACGAGTACGATACCGGCAAGGTTCAGGTAACACAAGAGGAACTAAATCAAAATAAGGATAAGATTCTTGCCACCCTTACCAATTTTAAAATAGGCATCTCCAGCATCAAGGCAACCATTGGTCCCACCGTTACCCTGTACGAAATTGTACCCGATGCGGGTATTAAAATCTCAAGGATCAAAAACCTGGAAGATGACATTGCCCTGAGTTTGTCTGCCTTGGGCATTCGAATTATTGCCCCGATACCCGGCAAGGGAACAATAGGTATAGAAGTGCCCAACAAAAACCGCGAGATGGTTAGTATCCGTTCGGTGCTGTCAACAGTGGCATTTCAAAAAACAGATAAAGAACTACCAGTAGCATTAGGAAAGACGATTTCCAATGAGGTGCTGGTTATTGACCTTGCCAAGATGCCGCACCTGCTCGTAGCAGGTGCTACTGGTCAGGGTAAATCGGTAGGATTGAACGTTATCCTCGGTTCTCTATTATATAAGCGTCATCCTTCGCAGTTGAAATTTGTTTTGGTTGACCCGAAGAAGGTAGAGATGGCGCTGTTCAGCAAAATTGAACGTCATTACCTGGCCAAGTTGCCCAACAGCGAAGAAGCAATCATTACCGATACAAAAAAAGTGGTGCATACCCTCAATTCATTGTGTATTGAAATGGAAAACCGGTATGAAATTTTGAAAGATGCCGGTGCCCGAAACTTAAAAGAATACAACACGAAGTTTTTGGGGCGTAAGCTTAATCCTAAAGAAGGTCATCGTTTTTTGCCTTATATAGTATTGGTGATTGATGAGTTGGCCGACTTAATGATGACGGCCGGTAAGGAAGTGGAGACACCCATCGCACGATTGGCACAATTAGCGCGTGCCATAGGAATTCACTTAGTGGTAGCCACCCAGCGTCCTTCGGTTAACGTAATTACCGGTGTAATCAAAGCTAATTTTCCGGCACGCTTGTCTTTTCGGGTAACATCAAAAGTCGACTCACGGACTATTTTGGATACCGGTGGAGCCGATCAATTGGTGGGTATGGGCGATATGCTGCTTTCGTCCGGCTCAGACATCATTCGATTGCAATGCCCGTTTGTTGATACACCTGAAATTGAGCGTATCTGCGAATATATCGGCTCTCAACGCGGCTATGATTCAGCCTACTTGTTGCCCGAGTATGAAGATGAGGAGAGCGGTGCTTCTACGGTTGATCTTTCGGAGCGTGATGCCTTGTTTGAGGAAGCCGCCAGGCTAATTGTGATGCATCAGCAGGGAAGCACTTCTCTTATCCAGCGAAAGCTAAAATTGGGCTATAACCGGGCCGGTCGGCTTATTGACCAGCTTGAGGCAGCTGGAATTGTAGGCGCCTTCGAGGGGAGTAAGGCCAGGGAAGTACTGATTAAAGATGAGTTGAGTTTGGAACAATTATTGAATGGATTGAAGGAAAAACACGGTCAGTAA